The following proteins are encoded in a genomic region of Oryctolagus cuniculus chromosome 6, mOryCun1.1, whole genome shotgun sequence:
- the SOX30 gene encoding transcription factor SOX-30 isoform X3, whose product MERARPEPPPQTRQLPRATPPRPLRLAPPSLSVEGASFRAAAAEPPPSPPIPCAAAIATMASSCGDAPASGVPPAARRLLQVKQEQVLLLPQSPDEGAIASPGQARLLQLRPELLLLPPPPTPEGGPCRPELHPMQPRVLQVKAEKPEPGPSLDPSVAPRRAVEAGPRACRTAKGEGPGPAPDSSRGNEKGKMEPEEVMRDAVKGGESKSLPALGEGVIKTEEPERFHEDCSLGPEGTSNGLGHDSKEMILTQTSSAFGPHQQDLRIPLTLHTVPPGARIQFQGPPASDLIRLTKVPLTPVPIKMQSLLEPSVKIETKDVPLTVLPSDAGIPDTPFSKDRNGHVKRPMNAFMVWARIHRPALAKANPAANNAEISVQLGLEWNKLSEEQKKPYYDEAQKIKEKHREEFPGWVYQPRPGKRKRFPLSVSNVFSGTTQNIISTNPTTIYPYRSPTYSVVIPSLQNPITHPVARVLIVGLPLVMEIFQVQCQNALVIMKTGTKNMRLCFQL is encoded by the exons atggAGAGGGCCAGGCCGGAGCCGCCGCCTCAGACGCGCCAACTGCCGAGGGCGACACCGCCGCGCCCGTTGCGCCTGGCTCCGCCCTCGCTGTCGGTCGAGGGCGCCTCCTTTCGAGCAGCGGCCGCCGAGCCCCCTCCGTCGCCGCCTATCCCGTGCGCGGCCGCCATTGCGACCATGGCCTCGTCGTGCGGGGACGCCCCGGCGTCGGGCGTACCGCCCGCGGCACGGCGGCTACTACAAGTGAAGCAGGAGCAGGTGTTGCTGCTGCCTCAGTCCCCGGACGAGGGCGCCATTGCCTCCCCGGGGCAGGCGCGGCTGCTGCAGCTGAGGCCTGAGCTattgctgctgccgccgccgcccacCCCCGAGGGCGGTCCCTGCAGGCCCGAGTTGCACCCGATGCAGCCCCGGGTGCTGCAGGTCAAGGCCGAGAAGCCAGAGCCGGGGCCCAGCTTGGACCCGTCGGTGGCACCTCGGAGGGCCGTCGAGGCAGGTCCTAGAGCCTGCAGGACGGCCAAAGGGGAGGGCCCTGGGCCGGCCCCCGACAGCAGCCGAGGGAATGAGAAGGGCAAGATGGAGCCGGAGGAGGTCATGAGGGATGCGGTGAAAGGCGGGGAAAGCAAAAGCCTGCCGGCCTTGGGAGAAGGAGTCATCAAAACGGAGGAGCCGGAGAGATTCCACGAGGACTGCAGTCTCGGCCCGGAAGGCACGTCCAATGGCCTGGGCCATGACAGCAAGGAAATGATCCTGACCCAGACGTCCAGCGCCTTTGGGCCGCACCAGCAAGACCTCAGGATCCCCTTGACTCTCCACACCGTCCCTCCTGGGGCGCGGATCCAGTTTCAGGGACCTCCAGCTTCAGATCTGATACGGTTGACCAAGGTCCCCCTGACACCAGTGCCTATTAAAATGCAGTCCTTACTGGAGCCTTCTGtaaaaattgaaaccaaagatGTCCCGCTCACCGTGCTTCCCTCAGACGCAG GAATACCAGATACTCCCTTCAGTAAGGACAGAAATGGTCATGTGAAGCGACCTATGAATGCATTTATGGTTTGGGCAAGGATCCACCGGCCAGCACTAGCCAAAGCTAACCCAGCAGCCAACAATGCAGAAATCAGTGTCCAGCTCGGGTTAGAGTGGAACAAACTTAGTGAAGAACAAAAGAAACCCTATTATGATGAAgcacaaaagattaaagaaaagcACAGAGAGGAATTTCCTG GTTGGGTTTATCAACCTCGTCCAGGGAAGCGAAAACGCTTCCCTCTAAGTGTTTCCAATGTGTTTTCTGGTACCACACAGAATATCATCTCTACAAATCCTACAACAATTTATCCTTATCGCTCACCTACCTACTCTGTGGTAATACCCAGCCTACAGAACCCCATCACTCATCCAGTTG